A section of the Flavobacterium ardleyense genome encodes:
- a CDS encoding bifunctional alpha/beta hydrolase/OsmC family protein: MKHEKLEIINKQGEKLFAQMELPANQRPNYFAIFAHCFTCNSNFKSIRNITRQLTGYGFGVLSFDFTGLGKSEGEFADSHFSANIEDLTAVNDFLIQNYKAPSLIIGHSLGGAAAIVAASQLDNIQAVATIGAPADVNHVTQLFSHQFDEVEAKGDVQVNIGGVPFNINKNFVEDFAKINLLHIVKELRKPILIMHTPFDKTVGIENAEKLYKNAMHPKSFISLDPADHLLTNEVDSTYAGLMIGAWAQRYFPNKENVLLDTQDEQLVGHLDLVHDNFTTQIQTKNHSMIADEPLSFKGDDFGPSPYEYVSAGLAACTAMTLKMYAQRKEWDLHEVYVYISHSKKHARELELKVEKTGFLDFIDIKLKLIGDLDDSQREKLLQISAKCPVHKTLQSEVFMSTTLSE; the protein is encoded by the coding sequence ATGAAACACGAAAAACTTGAAATTATAAATAAGCAAGGAGAAAAATTATTTGCGCAGATGGAACTTCCAGCCAATCAGCGCCCAAATTATTTCGCCATTTTTGCGCATTGTTTTACTTGCAACAGTAATTTTAAATCCATCCGAAATATTACACGGCAACTCACAGGATACGGTTTTGGTGTTTTAAGTTTTGATTTTACTGGCCTTGGAAAAAGTGAAGGTGAATTTGCTGATAGTCATTTCTCTGCCAATATTGAAGATTTAACTGCGGTTAATGATTTTCTTATTCAAAATTACAAAGCACCTTCTCTAATAATTGGACATTCGCTTGGCGGTGCGGCGGCGATCGTTGCAGCGTCACAACTAGATAATATACAGGCCGTGGCAACAATTGGTGCTCCGGCAGATGTAAATCATGTTACCCAACTTTTTTCGCATCAGTTTGATGAAGTAGAAGCAAAAGGCGATGTACAAGTAAATATTGGTGGCGTACCTTTTAATATAAATAAAAATTTTGTAGAAGATTTTGCAAAGATTAATTTATTGCATATTGTAAAAGAGTTACGCAAGCCAATTCTGATTATGCACACTCCCTTTGATAAGACTGTGGGAATCGAAAATGCCGAAAAATTATATAAAAATGCTATGCATCCAAAAAGTTTTATCAGCCTTGATCCTGCCGACCATCTCCTGACTAATGAAGTGGATAGCACTTATGCGGGCCTAATGATTGGCGCATGGGCACAAAGGTATTTTCCTAATAAAGAAAATGTTTTGCTCGACACACAGGATGAGCAGCTTGTAGGCCATTTGGATTTAGTACATGATAATTTCACCACTCAAATTCAAACCAAAAATCACAGCATGATTGCCGACGAACCGCTAAGTTTTAAAGGAGATGATTTTGGTCCTTCTCCTTACGAATATGTGAGCGCGGGTCTTGCAGCTTGCACGGCGATGACCTTAAAAATGTATGCACAACGTAAAGAATGGGATTTGCACGAGGTTTATGTATATATTTCACATTCAAAAAAACATGCGAGAGAGCTAGAGCTGAAGGTGGAGAAAACTGGCTTTCTTGATTTCATAGATATTAAACTAAAATTAATTGGAGATTTGGACGATTCCCAGCGAGAAAAACTCCTTCAAATTTCAGCTAAATGCCCGGTTCATAAAACCCTACAAAGTGAGGTATTTATGAGCACAACGCTTTCAGAATAA
- the cysK gene encoding cysteine synthase A, whose protein sequence is MKANNILETIGNTPVVKLSRLFENRNVWIKLERNNPGNSIKDRIALAMIEDAEKKGLLNPDSVIIEPTSGNTGIGLSLVAAVKGYNVILVMPESMSIERRKLMEIYGAKFELTPKEKGMKGAIEKAAEMVKEIPNAWSPQQFDNPANIEIHKTATAAEIMADFPNGLDYIITGVGTGGHITGVAEGLKSKFPNLKVIAVEPELSPVLAGGNPGPHQIQGIGAGFIPENYHAEAIDEVIAVSKEDAYEFARQIARKEGILAGISTGASLAAVSKKLESIPQDAVVLTFNYDTGERYLSVEGLF, encoded by the coding sequence ATGAAAGCAAACAATATACTCGAAACCATCGGAAATACGCCAGTGGTTAAATTAAGCAGACTTTTTGAAAATAGAAATGTTTGGATTAAATTGGAGAGAAATAATCCTGGAAATAGTATCAAGGATCGAATCGCTTTGGCAATGATCGAAGATGCAGAGAAAAAAGGATTACTAAATCCTGATAGTGTAATAATTGAACCTACTTCTGGAAATACTGGAATTGGTTTGTCGCTGGTTGCGGCGGTTAAAGGGTATAATGTGATTTTGGTAATGCCAGAATCGATGAGCATCGAAAGAAGAAAATTGATGGAAATCTACGGTGCAAAGTTCGAATTGACCCCAAAAGAAAAGGGAATGAAAGGGGCAATCGAAAAAGCCGCTGAAATGGTCAAAGAGATTCCTAACGCTTGGTCGCCACAGCAGTTTGACAATCCTGCAAATATTGAAATTCACAAAACCGCGACTGCTGCCGAAATTATGGCAGATTTTCCAAATGGTTTAGATTATATCATTACAGGAGTAGGTACGGGTGGACATATTACGGGAGTGGCCGAAGGATTGAAGTCCAAATTTCCAAACTTGAAAGTAATCGCGGTCGAACCCGAATTATCTCCGGTGCTTGCTGGAGGAAATCCTGGTCCTCATCAAATTCAAGGAATTGGGGCAGGTTTTATCCCAGAAAATTATCACGCCGAAGCTATTGATGAGGTTATCGCTGTAAGTAAAGAGGATGCTTATGAATTTGCACGTCAAATTGCTCGAAAAGAAGGAATCTTGGCGGGAATTTCTACTGGAGCTTCATTGGCTGCAGTTTCAAAAAAGCTCGAAAGTATTCCCCAAGATGCGGTAGTCTTGACATTTAATTACGATACCGGAGAACGTTATCTCTCGGTAGAAGGATTGTTTTAA
- the epsC gene encoding serine O-acetyltransferase EpsC encodes MTANNKQIYQANFSEKKLFFNRKKIKYWLNEMSEWLFCTQRKYQDYHYFQQKEEELNALLIQLLMAEQFTKEEATAIASTFFADCVELHRVLSNDLDAIFEFDPAAKSKQEVLIAYPGFYAITVHRIAHRLWNKKARIVARLMSEYAHSKTGIDIHPSATIGEHFLIDHGTGIVIGETAIIGEHVKVYQGVTLGALTVEKDAAEVKRHPTIEDNVTIYANATILGGKTVIGKDAVIGGNVWITNSIPAKSLVYHKSEVTIRNKEKFPEAINFVI; translated from the coding sequence ATGACTGCAAATAATAAACAGATTTACCAGGCTAATTTTTCTGAGAAAAAATTATTTTTCAACCGAAAGAAAATCAAATATTGGCTTAACGAAATGTCCGAATGGCTATTCTGTACCCAAAGAAAGTATCAAGATTATCATTATTTTCAACAGAAAGAGGAAGAATTAAACGCACTGTTAATTCAATTATTAATGGCCGAACAATTTACTAAGGAAGAAGCAACGGCAATTGCTTCAACTTTCTTTGCTGACTGTGTGGAGTTGCATCGGGTGCTATCGAATGACCTTGATGCAATATTCGAATTTGATCCAGCGGCAAAATCAAAACAGGAAGTTTTAATTGCCTACCCTGGATTTTATGCAATTACCGTGCATCGCATCGCTCACAGATTATGGAATAAAAAAGCTAGAATTGTTGCGAGATTGATGTCAGAATATGCGCATAGTAAAACTGGTATCGATATCCATCCATCCGCAACCATTGGCGAGCATTTTCTGATAGACCATGGGACGGGAATCGTAATAGGGGAGACGGCAATAATTGGCGAGCACGTAAAAGTTTATCAAGGTGTAACTCTAGGCGCTTTAACAGTAGAGAAAGACGCGGCCGAAGTTAAAAGACATCCTACAATAGAAGATAATGTGACTATTTATGCCAATGCAACTATTTTAGGAGGGAAAACCGTAATTGGAAAAGACGCAGTAATTGGTGGAAACGTTTGGATTACCAACTCAATTCCGGCTAAATCCTTGGTTTATCATAAAAGTGAAGTAACTATCAGAAACAAGGAAAAATTTCCTGAAGCAATAAATTTTGTTATATAA
- a CDS encoding RNA polymerase sigma factor, whose translation MNLEKIIKGCINHKRQAQEELYNLYKDSLFALSLKYCCNEAEAEDNLHNAFIEIFTNIEKFNSTGSFEGWMKRITINKAINSYKKQFNLVALKDDYQNTEIDESEMNLPLDQILKMVQELPNQYRLVFSLYELDDYSHREISVMLEISESASKSNLHRAKCILKTKIIAANSSHTKYSISNGK comes from the coding sequence TTGAATTTAGAAAAAATCATAAAAGGCTGCATTAATCACAAAAGGCAGGCGCAAGAAGAGCTGTACAATTTGTACAAGGACAGTCTTTTTGCGCTAAGCTTAAAATATTGCTGCAACGAAGCGGAGGCTGAAGATAATTTGCACAATGCCTTTATCGAAATATTTACCAATATCGAAAAGTTCAACAGTACTGGTTCATTTGAAGGTTGGATGAAGCGCATTACTATCAACAAAGCAATCAACAGCTATAAAAAGCAATTCAATCTAGTCGCACTAAAAGACGATTATCAAAATACTGAAATTGACGAAAGTGAGATGAATCTGCCGCTAGATCAGATTTTGAAAATGGTGCAAGAATTGCCAAATCAATATCGACTGGTTTTCTCGCTCTACGAACTCGATGATTACTCGCATAGGGAGATTTCGGTAATGCTGGAGATTTCCGAAAGTGCATCAAAATCAAATCTACATCGAGCAAAGTGCATTTTGAAAACCAAAATTATCGCCGCCAATTCGTCTCATACCAAATACAGCATTAGCAATGGAAAATAA
- a CDS encoding sigma-70 family RNA polymerase sigma factor encodes MRQLKITKQVTNRETASLDKYLQEIGKVDLITADEEVELAQKIKAGDQRALEKLTKANLRFVVSVAKQYQNQGLTLPDLINEGNLGLIKAAQRFDETRGFKFISYAVWWIRQSILQALAEQSRIVRLPLNKIGSINKINKMYALLEQSNERPPSAEEIAKELDMTVNDVKESMKNSGRHLSMDAPLVEGEDSNLYDVLRSGESPNPDRELIQESLRTEIERSLETLTPREADVVRLYFGLGDQHPMTLEEIGETFDLTRERVRQIKEKAIRRLKHTSRSKILKTYLG; translated from the coding sequence ATGAGACAACTTAAAATTACCAAGCAGGTTACCAATCGTGAAACTGCTTCCCTAGACAAGTATTTACAAGAAATTGGAAAAGTTGACCTTATTACCGCAGATGAAGAGGTAGAATTAGCACAGAAAATTAAAGCCGGAGATCAAAGAGCATTAGAGAAATTGACTAAAGCCAATCTTCGTTTTGTGGTTTCTGTAGCAAAACAGTATCAAAATCAGGGACTGACACTACCCGATCTTATCAACGAAGGTAATTTAGGACTTATCAAAGCGGCGCAACGTTTTGACGAAACAAGAGGATTTAAATTTATTTCCTACGCCGTTTGGTGGATTCGTCAATCAATTTTGCAAGCCCTTGCAGAGCAGTCGCGTATTGTGCGTTTGCCTCTTAATAAAATTGGATCGATCAACAAAATTAATAAAATGTACGCCTTATTGGAGCAGTCAAATGAGCGTCCACCTTCTGCAGAAGAAATTGCAAAAGAGCTGGATATGACTGTGAATGATGTTAAGGAAAGTATGAAAAACTCAGGTCGCCACCTATCAATGGATGCGCCGCTTGTGGAAGGTGAAGATTCAAATCTTTATGACGTTTTACGTTCTGGAGAGTCGCCAAATCCTGACAGAGAGCTTATTCAAGAGTCTTTGCGTACAGAAATTGAGCGTTCTTTAGAAACTTTGACTCCTCGTGAGGCAGATGTTGTAAGACTTTACTTCGGTTTGGGAGATCAACATCCGATGACTTTGGAAGAAATTGGTGAAACATTCGATCTTACAAGAGAGCGTGTTCGTCAGATTAAAGAGAAAGCAATTCGCAGATTGAAACATACTTCAAGAAGTAAAATCTTGAAAACTTATTTAGGATAA
- the rpe gene encoding ribulose-phosphate 3-epimerase, with product MKNTLIAPSVLAADFANLQRDIEMINNSEADWFHIDIMDGVFVPNISFGMPVLEAITKHTKKTVDVHLMIVDPDRYIKTFAALGANILSVHYEACPHLHRTIQGIKAEGMKAGVVLNPHTSVDLLEDVINDIDLVCIMSVNPGFGGQSFIENTYAKVEKLKAMILRKNASTIIEIDGGVTDKNAAQLVTAGADVLVAGNYVFRAENPTETIAHLKKISRF from the coding sequence ATGAAAAACACACTTATAGCACCATCAGTACTTGCCGCCGACTTCGCAAACCTGCAACGCGATATCGAAATGATCAATAATTCAGAAGCAGATTGGTTTCACATCGATATTATGGATGGCGTCTTTGTTCCAAACATTTCCTTCGGAATGCCAGTATTGGAAGCTATTACAAAACATACCAAGAAAACCGTAGATGTACATTTGATGATTGTAGACCCAGATCGTTACATCAAAACTTTTGCTGCATTAGGAGCAAATATTTTGAGCGTTCACTACGAAGCTTGTCCACACCTCCACCGCACCATCCAAGGAATCAAAGCCGAAGGAATGAAAGCGGGAGTTGTACTAAATCCCCACACAAGTGTAGATCTTCTAGAAGATGTCATCAATGATATCGACCTAGTTTGTATTATGAGCGTGAATCCAGGTTTTGGCGGACAGTCTTTCATCGAAAATACTTACGCTAAAGTTGAAAAACTAAAAGCAATGATCCTTCGCAAAAACGCATCAACCATTATCGAAATCGACGGTGGCGTTACCGACAAGAATGCAGCTCAACTTGTTACCGCTGGAGCAGATGTTTTAGTTGCTGGAAACTATGTTTTTAGAGCCGAGAATCCAACGGAGACAATAGCGCATTTGAAGAAAATTTCTAGATTTTAG
- a CDS encoding FUSC family protein, whose translation MNLKHQKEFFVQELKNFFILKSSVRSWHIPVLAGLSVGIPLMVGLYFDQSKAALTASLAGLVILYMPITNSIFKRMLVMFVCSFGMMLSYSVGLIFSFNPIVAVLVFGTLAIVVHYVARTFNMKPPGSFFFIMIAAIAFMMPNDLSLAPQKIGIFTLGTMGAFLLALIYSLLIKHDLKENTSQLSIIIDRNPYHNGIESALVGLFMAISLAVSYIFEMNNGYWIPISALAVLQGANSYIVGKRAIHRIIGTSVGLMLCFFILSYFNSNVGIAISIIVLQVIIELLIARHYALAVVFITPISILLAEAGSVSRLDPQQLIESRFLDILIGSAIGVVGGFFIYSQKVRVYSTVQLRKMRK comes from the coding sequence ATGAATCTAAAACACCAGAAGGAATTTTTTGTCCAAGAATTAAAGAATTTTTTTATTCTAAAATCATCAGTGCGTAGTTGGCATATTCCAGTGTTAGCGGGTTTGTCGGTTGGAATCCCGTTGATGGTTGGTTTGTATTTTGATCAAAGTAAAGCAGCATTAACTGCGAGTTTGGCTGGGTTGGTGATTTTGTATATGCCAATTACCAACAGTATTTTCAAAAGAATGTTGGTGATGTTTGTCTGCTCTTTTGGAATGATGCTGTCGTATAGCGTGGGACTTATTTTTAGTTTTAATCCGATTGTTGCGGTTTTGGTTTTTGGTACTTTGGCCATTGTTGTGCATTATGTAGCACGGACTTTTAATATGAAACCACCCGGAAGTTTCTTCTTTATAATGATTGCCGCAATTGCATTTATGATGCCGAATGACTTGAGCCTAGCACCGCAAAAAATCGGAATTTTTACTTTAGGGACAATGGGCGCTTTTCTCTTAGCACTTATTTACAGTCTGCTGATTAAACACGATTTAAAAGAAAACACATCGCAACTTTCGATAATTATTGATAGAAATCCTTATCATAACGGAATTGAGTCAGCCTTAGTGGGATTGTTTATGGCAATATCGTTAGCGGTCAGTTATATTTTCGAAATGAATAACGGTTATTGGATTCCTATTTCAGCTTTGGCAGTGTTGCAAGGTGCGAATAGCTACATTGTAGGGAAAAGAGCAATTCACAGAATTATCGGGACATCGGTAGGGTTGATGCTCTGCTTTTTTATACTTAGCTATTTCAACTCTAATGTTGGTATTGCCATAAGTATTATTGTTTTGCAAGTTATAATAGAGTTATTGATTGCCAGACATTATGCGCTTGCAGTAGTTTTTATTACACCAATAAGTATTCTCCTTGCCGAGGCTGGCAGCGTTTCTCGACTTGATCCGCAGCAACTTATCGAAAGTCGATTTTTGGATATTTTGATTGGAAGTGCAATTGGAGTGGTGGGCGGATTTTTTATTTATAGTCAGAAGGTGAGAGTTTATTCTACGGTTCAGTTGAGGAAGATGAGGAAGTAG
- a CDS encoding T9SS type A sorting domain-containing protein codes for MKKTLLTLAAFSLVTLASAQAPISLDFNGLTIGNVGTDITGATPGQGGIFTLTNNGAPPTTSTNAGNDNFQIVAGDAAHGNVLQITGPNGDKGARFAFAGDLFDFWDGRTAGNNIVEVEWSFYTGAPTTSKNNFRGALYNDDGTKILGGLSFASDTKILSGLSYYNNAGTFANYLFTLETGGLVLEASTWYTFGFSFNYNTGEIIVRTGDGTVNGTIAGAAMGVDPMEFDIVASSGTNTAGPNASATTGLYDNLVIRTSSTDTLLGTADYLTEASKLSVYPNPASDVVNISGADVKSVSFADINGRTVKSVNVNSTQATISISDLSTGVYMMTVETADGASTTKKLLKK; via the coding sequence ATGAAAAAAACATTACTTACACTTGCTGCATTTAGCCTTGTTACACTTGCTTCTGCACAAGCTCCAATTAGCTTAGATTTCAACGGACTTACTATTGGAAACGTTGGAACGGATATCACTGGAGCTACTCCAGGACAAGGTGGAATTTTCACTTTAACTAATAATGGTGCTCCACCGACAACATCTACGAATGCTGGAAATGACAACTTTCAGATTGTAGCTGGAGATGCTGCTCACGGCAATGTGTTGCAAATTACTGGACCTAATGGAGATAAAGGAGCGCGTTTTGCATTTGCTGGTGATCTTTTTGACTTTTGGGACGGTCGTACAGCAGGAAATAACATTGTAGAAGTAGAATGGAGTTTTTATACAGGAGCGCCAACTACAAGTAAAAACAACTTTAGAGGAGCTTTATACAATGACGACGGTACTAAAATTTTAGGTGGACTTTCTTTTGCGAGCGATACAAAAATTTTGAGTGGTTTATCTTACTATAACAACGCAGGGACATTTGCTAACTACCTTTTTACTCTTGAAACTGGTGGTCTTGTCTTAGAAGCTTCGACATGGTATACATTTGGATTTAGTTTTAACTACAATACAGGTGAAATCATCGTTAGAACTGGAGATGGAACAGTAAACGGTACAATTGCTGGAGCTGCAATGGGTGTTGATCCAATGGAATTTGATATTGTAGCTTCTTCTGGAACCAATACTGCTGGTCCAAATGCATCTGCTACTACAGGATTATATGACAACTTAGTAATTAGAACATCAAGTACTGATACTTTATTAGGAACTGCTGATTACCTTACTGAAGCTTCAAAACTATCAGTGTACCCTAACCCTGCATCTGATGTTGTAAACATTTCTGGAGCAGACGTAAAATCTGTTTCTTTTGCAGATATTAATGGTCGTACAGTAAAATCAGTTAATGTAAATTCTACACAAGCAACTATCAGTATTTCTGATCTTTCTACTGGAGTTTATATGATGACTGTAGAAACTGCTGACGGAGCATCTACAACTAAAAAATTACTTAAAAAATAA
- a CDS encoding zinc-dependent peptidase produces MEDSILPIIVAITSFVVLLWILFAMIERGYALIFKKPLYVHFYFKLHKLPADLKMHLRLHCKYFSKLRFRDQLYFEHRVMCFLRKYTFNSSKGALIDDELRILIASAYVMLTFGMRRYLTNVFETILIQPDSYYSAEESQLHNGEFNPKYKAVVFSRKALEESFRNDSDNLNIAIHEFAHVLTYSTMKRRDVSSSIFTDQYHKIIKEIKQFDNAEQLKNSEYFRIYALTNQYEFVAVILEHFFETPDQFQNEFPNLYKDVRLMINQ; encoded by the coding sequence ATGGAGGATTCAATTTTACCTATCATAGTTGCAATAACTAGTTTTGTAGTTTTATTGTGGATACTATTCGCCATGATAGAGCGAGGCTATGCCTTGATCTTTAAAAAGCCGCTTTATGTACATTTCTATTTCAAGCTCCACAAATTACCTGCAGACTTAAAAATGCATTTAAGATTACATTGCAAGTATTTCTCTAAATTAAGATTCAGAGATCAGTTGTATTTTGAACATCGCGTAATGTGCTTTCTAAGGAAATACACCTTTAACAGTAGTAAGGGCGCGCTGATTGATGATGAACTTAGAATTTTAATAGCTTCAGCCTATGTTATGCTAACTTTTGGGATGAGACGGTATCTCACGAATGTTTTTGAAACAATTTTGATTCAACCTGATTCCTATTATTCGGCTGAGGAAAGTCAGTTGCACAACGGTGAATTTAATCCGAAATACAAAGCCGTAGTTTTTTCTAGAAAAGCATTAGAGGAAAGTTTTAGGAATGACTCAGACAATCTGAATATTGCTATTCACGAATTTGCGCACGTTTTGACCTATAGTACTATGAAGAGAAGAGATGTGAGTTCGTCAATTTTTACCGATCAATATCACAAGATTATTAAGGAAATCAAACAATTTGATAATGCTGAGCAGTTGAAAAATTCGGAGTATTTTAGAATTTATGCTCTTACGAATCAATATGAATTTGTGGCGGTTATTTTAGAACACTTTTTTGAAACCCCAGATCAATTTCAAAATGAATTCCCAAATCTTTATAAAGATGTTCGATTAATGATTAATCAATAA
- the pafA gene encoding alkaline phosphatase PafA → MRKLLFVAVSILFVTAGSAQKNKNARADGSPKLVVGIVVDQMRNDYLYRFADKYGEGGFKRMLKNGFECRNTNYNYVPTYTGPGHAAIYSGTTPYYNGIVANDWYDAKTGQMMYCTQDDAVESVGTTGDAGKMSPKNLLATTMTDELMLSNNRQSKVIGVCIKDRGSILPAGHIPTAAYWFDGDSGNWISSTYYMEQLPSWVGKFNSSKKVDAYLSKPWKTLFDIDTYTVGLPNGGDYRKPFKGAKINAFPHDLPALKEQNGLGLIRSTPFGNSLTVDFAIETLRNEKMGQGKYTDFMALSLSSPDYVGHQFGINSIEVQDTYARLDKDLERFFDYLDKTIGMENVLIFLTADHGAAQTPQQMMDMGIPAGVLDTDNITKNLSDKIAEKYGEGNWVSKYYNQQFWLNQDLINSKKINQNELIESVLPFLRNMDGVQAVYNTSTADWKASNLLTEKMLNGLSPIRSGQIAFLLQPNWFGGSYAAKAGTTHGSNYTYDTHVPLVWMGWKIKSGSTAQPFNITDIASTVCDILRISTTNASMGTPMTDLIVK, encoded by the coding sequence ATGAGAAAACTTTTATTTGTCGCCGTTTCCATACTTTTTGTAACTGCGGGATCGGCTCAAAAAAACAAAAATGCCCGAGCAGATGGATCTCCAAAACTTGTGGTTGGAATTGTAGTCGATCAAATGCGCAACGATTATTTGTACCGCTTCGCGGATAAGTATGGCGAGGGTGGATTTAAGAGAATGCTGAAAAATGGTTTTGAATGCCGCAATACCAACTACAATTACGTTCCAACCTACACAGGCCCTGGCCACGCAGCGATTTACAGCGGGACAACGCCTTACTATAACGGAATTGTCGCAAATGATTGGTATGATGCCAAAACGGGGCAAATGATGTATTGCACGCAAGATGACGCTGTGGAATCTGTTGGTACGACTGGGGATGCAGGTAAAATGTCACCTAAAAATTTATTAGCAACCACAATGACTGACGAGCTGATGTTGTCTAATAATAGACAGTCTAAAGTTATTGGAGTTTGCATAAAAGATAGAGGGTCAATTTTGCCAGCAGGTCATATTCCTACGGCTGCCTATTGGTTTGATGGCGATAGTGGAAATTGGATTTCAAGTACATATTATATGGAGCAACTTCCGAGTTGGGTGGGTAAGTTTAATAGTTCGAAAAAAGTGGATGCTTATCTTTCAAAGCCATGGAAAACTCTTTTCGATATAGATACCTATACTGTTGGATTGCCTAACGGTGGCGATTATCGCAAGCCTTTTAAGGGTGCAAAAATCAATGCGTTTCCGCACGATCTGCCTGCTCTAAAGGAGCAAAACGGACTAGGACTTATTCGGTCAACACCTTTTGGAAATTCATTAACGGTTGATTTTGCAATAGAAACGTTGCGCAACGAAAAAATGGGGCAGGGGAAGTACACAGATTTCATGGCTTTAAGTCTTTCGTCTCCTGATTATGTTGGACATCAATTCGGAATAAATTCGATTGAAGTTCAGGACACTTATGCGCGTCTTGATAAGGATTTGGAACGATTTTTTGATTATTTGGATAAAACAATCGGCATGGAAAATGTGTTGATTTTCTTAACAGCAGACCACGGTGCTGCACAAACGCCGCAGCAAATGATGGATATGGGAATTCCAGCAGGAGTTTTGGATACTGATAATATAACAAAAAACCTTTCGGATAAGATTGCTGAGAAGTACGGAGAGGGAAATTGGGTTTCAAAATATTACAATCAACAATTCTGGTTGAATCAAGATCTAATTAATAGCAAGAAGATTAATCAGAATGAGCTGATTGAATCGGTTTTGCCATTTTTGAGAAATATGGATGGAGTGCAAGCAGTTTACAATACTTCTACGGCCGACTGGAAGGCTTCAAATTTACTTACCGAAAAAATGTTGAATGGGCTGTCGCCAATCAGGTCAGGTCAAATCGCATTTTTGCTTCAGCCAAATTGGTTTGGAGGTTCGTATGCGGCAAAAGCGGGAACGACTCATGGGAGTAATTATACCTATGATACTCATGTGCCTTTGGTTTGGATGGGTTGGAAAATAAAATCTGGAAGTACTGCGCAACCGTTTAATATTACGGATATTGCCAGTACGGTTTGCGATATTTTACGCATCAGCACAACAAATGCTTCGATGGGAACGCCAATGACAGATCTAATAGTCAAATAA